In Malania oleifera isolate guangnan ecotype guangnan chromosome 8, ASM2987363v1, whole genome shotgun sequence, a single window of DNA contains:
- the LOC131162626 gene encoding E3 ubiquitin ligase BIG BROTHER-related-like gives MNNEEEIVIRSSSLEQVNSDFALAMALQEQERTLGLLATIESEDEESETDTSSDNGDDYDDEFMLESGGVNQEHELDLTWREEVYDDDREGDEEQLPEVGFLCGEDEEEDTGEHELDLIRREEVYDGDHEGDEEQLPEVGILCGVDEEEDSSLDDDEEILEEDDIDPDELSYEELITLGDFIGQENRGLSQVEISTYLHPFSCKFIVSKIEIDRCVICQVEYEEGEGLVALSCDHPYHLDCISGWLQIKKTCPICGNEVSPLLTNVGSS, from the coding sequence ATGAATAATGAAGAGGAGATCGTCATAAGGTCAAGTTCTTTAGAGCAAGTCAATTCGGATTTTGCACTTGCAATGGCATTGCAAGAGCAAGAGAGAACATTAGGCTTGCTTGCCACCATTGAAAGTGAAGATGAGGAGAGTGAAACTGATACTTCTAGTGATAATGGTGATGATTATGATGATGAATTCATGTTGGAAAGTGGTGGTGTAAATCAAGAACATGAGCTTGATTTAACATGGAGAGAGGAGGTATATGATGATGACCGCGAAGGTGATGAAGAACAACTTCCTGAAGTAGGTTTTCTATGtggagaagatgaagaagaagacacTGGAGAACATGAGCTTGATTTAATAAGGAGAGAAGAGGTATATGATGGTGACCACGAAGGTGATGAAGAACAACTGCCCGAAGTAGGTATTCTATGTGGAGTAGACGAAGAAGAAGACTCTAGTCTTGATGACGATGAGGAAATATTGGAGGAAGATGATATTGATCCCGACGAACTATCTTACGAAGAGTTAATAACCTTGGGAGATTTTATTGGCCAAGAGAACAGAGGATTATCACAAGTTGAAATTAGTACGTATTTGCATCCTTTTTCATGCAAATTTATAGTGAGTAAGATAGAGATCGACCGATGTGTCATTTGTCAAGTTGAATATGAAGAAGGAGAGGGGCTAGTAGCACTTTCTTGTGATCATCCATATCATTTAGACTGCATAAGTGGGTGGTTGCAAATTAAGAAGACTTGCCCAATTTGTGGGAATGAGGTTTCACCTCTCTTGACTAATGTTGGAAGTTCTTAG
- the LOC131162517 gene encoding uncharacterized protein LOC131162517: MGNIIGSFLSGLGKVISDLFGSPLDFLSGKSCSSVCQTAWDFICYIENFCVANLMKMAMVLALCYIVLLFFYLLYKVGICNCVCRGLCRMVWACCSACFTACHCVCTFCCVRLFKLKRVRRRHRRCTEDYFDSTSTEEQEDNINDETFSGFKHKPIVVESTKSLTHRRRDYRRSHIRKSLRPRRSTRPTRVGISKERVNEMNSRSHRKDGNHVSTPHDIRVSRASKFVQKGSYEGQAYHWKQRRQRAF, encoded by the exons ATGGGTAATATAATAGGTTCATTTTTATCGGGGCTGGGTAAAGTTATCAGCGATTTATTTGGCTCTCCCCTTGATTTTTTGTCTGGAAAATCTTGCAG CTCCGTTTGTCAGACAGCATGGGATTTCATCTGTTACATAGAAAACTTTTGCGTTGCAAATCTGATGAAGATGGCCATGGTGTTGGCCCTTTGCTACATAG TTCTCttgtttttctatttgttatACAAAGTGGGTATCTGCAACTGTGTGTGCCGAGGCCTCTGCAGAATGGTTTGGGCATGTTGTTCTGCCTGCTTCACTGCCTGCCACTGCGTCTGCACTTTCTGTTGTGTCCGGCTCTTTAAGCTCAAAAGGGTGCGCCGTAGGCATAGGAGATGCACCGAAGACTACTTCGACTCGACCTCAACCGAAGAACAAGAAGATAATATTAATGATGAAACTTTTTCTGGTTTCAAACATAAACCCATTGTGGTTGAAAGCACAAAATCATTAACTCATCGGCGAAGAGATTACAGACGAAGTCACATAAGGAAGTCTTTGCGACCGAGGAGGAGTACTCGTCCTACTAGAGTTGGAATAAGCAAAGAAAGGGTTAATGAAATGAATAGTAGAAGCCATAGAAAAGATGGAAACCATGTAAGCACACCTCATGACATTAGGGTTTCTAGGGCGTCTAAGTTTGTGCAGAAGGGCAGCTATGAGGGTCAGGCATATCATTGGAAACAACGGCGCCAAAGGGCATTTTAG